One genomic window of Candidatus Hydrogenedentota bacterium includes the following:
- a CDS encoding DEAD/DEAH box helicase, protein MAASEKSRFESLKKLRPAEIPILEALALFYAPVRLDTLHSVLKEGGVLGENRKPITQAGLLQILEQAKRMRLAQGTRTKWLCDREIVEVVTRQMVVEGRFDQLSGLVRQALLPRSSYSMPRYLDVSELQALVRIAFYGGETELLDELLNIMFEEHDDALHEHPVTSILNNPFDAEWTATLNGKTIGHWMTWVLMDSVDAGTDACAQIAFSASRWDRWTREHRITAMLHASEFQFYQGQLEVEPTLPAELDVSRGLFRARALLAKGLAGEAAAEYHASYEAFKRVTGKRKPVYPSINWIYYLIALIGEGEQSWPLALELAERGARARDFHYAELSELAKRILRVQMGLAAQPDPYESWQRPVWTECRTVCGKVIALLLDVWLGRAPLKHSAGEAVTLYERLEANGYRWLAHELAAILNREKVKAKEFGERVKALGKEIGCTPLLALLKEREEWERSLNALLELTRPETLSGAPEKASRLVWIIYDSGGGLYLEAKEQKRQANGRWTRGRVVPLRRLREEGRSLGFLTEQDLAACEHISVEPDPYGWGRHSMDYTISIKALAALAGHPLVFRADGYGPIEVVAKAPELRVAATDDAYNLEMIPGAPQVGDVLVIHEGDTRLVVYEYTAALRRVAQTLGKGLRVPARAKDQVLQAVRNVSSVVTVHSDIGVGDESIPRVEADPFPVAQLLPAGEGLLVHLRVRPLLEGGPVFPPGAGGEVVIAELDGRHVQAARDFAAERAGAEAFLAACPSLVEPSGESEWRLETPEEALEFLEEAQACGEIVRLEWPKGQTLNLQGSAGAGQFRATIKGGHNWFEVSGEVRVNEELVIDMQRLLDLTAGSRSRFVQIADGQFLALTQAFRRKLDELRGIGEERDGALRLHALAAPLMEDLVAEAGAVRGNKQWKAQLARLRDARDLEPEIPSTLRATLRDYQVDGYKWLARLAEWGVGACLADDMGLGKTVQALALMLRRAPGGPQLVIAPTSVCANWEEEAIRFAPSLRVHRIGQFNRAEVLDNLGPFDLLVTSYGILQSEIALFREREWETIVLDEAQAIKNVATKRSRAAMELNGKFKIAATGTPIENHLGELWNLFRFINPGFLGSLERFNARYAIPIEKNEDRERSRSLKQLIQPFMLRRRKEDVLDELPARTDIVLHVELGDKERAFYEALRQRALKQLADVEAAPGKHHVRILAEIMRLRRACCNPKLIDEAAGLPSAKLEVFEAVLDELMENRHKALVFSQFVDHLSILRALLDKKGVRYQYLDGSTPAPARKKAVDAFQGGAGDVFLISLKAGGLGLNLTAADYVIHMDPWWNPAVEDQASDRAHRIGQQRPVTVYRLVARDTIEDQITALHHRKRDLANSLLEGADMAGKVSAEELLALLRNG, encoded by the coding sequence ATGGCAGCATCCGAGAAAAGCCGTTTTGAATCGCTGAAGAAGCTTCGCCCCGCCGAGATCCCGATCCTGGAGGCGCTGGCGTTGTTTTATGCGCCGGTCCGTTTGGATACGTTGCATAGTGTGTTGAAGGAGGGCGGGGTTCTGGGGGAGAACCGTAAGCCGATCACCCAGGCCGGCCTATTGCAGATCCTGGAGCAGGCTAAGCGGATGCGCCTCGCCCAGGGCACGCGCACGAAGTGGCTCTGCGATCGGGAAATCGTCGAGGTGGTGACGCGCCAGATGGTGGTCGAGGGGCGCTTCGATCAGCTCTCCGGGCTGGTGCGGCAGGCCCTGTTGCCGCGATCGAGCTATTCGATGCCGCGTTATCTGGACGTCAGCGAGCTGCAGGCGCTTGTGCGCATCGCGTTTTATGGCGGTGAAACCGAACTGCTGGACGAGCTGCTCAACATCATGTTTGAGGAACACGACGACGCACTGCATGAGCACCCGGTAACGTCGATCCTGAACAACCCCTTCGACGCCGAGTGGACCGCCACCCTCAATGGCAAGACGATCGGGCACTGGATGACCTGGGTGCTCATGGATTCGGTGGACGCCGGAACGGACGCGTGCGCGCAGATTGCGTTTTCGGCGTCGCGCTGGGACCGGTGGACGCGCGAACACCGCATTACGGCGATGCTACACGCGAGCGAATTCCAGTTTTATCAGGGCCAACTGGAAGTTGAGCCGACGCTTCCCGCAGAGCTGGATGTGAGCCGCGGCCTTTTCCGGGCGCGGGCCCTGTTGGCGAAGGGCCTGGCGGGCGAGGCCGCCGCGGAGTATCACGCGAGTTATGAAGCTTTTAAGCGGGTGACCGGCAAGCGGAAGCCGGTTTATCCATCGATTAACTGGATTTACTACCTTATTGCGCTGATCGGGGAGGGGGAGCAATCGTGGCCGCTCGCGCTGGAACTGGCGGAACGCGGCGCGCGGGCGCGGGATTTCCACTACGCCGAATTGTCCGAGTTGGCCAAGCGTATTCTCCGCGTTCAGATGGGCCTGGCGGCGCAACCGGACCCGTACGAAAGCTGGCAGCGGCCGGTTTGGACGGAGTGCCGGACGGTTTGCGGGAAGGTGATCGCGCTTCTCCTGGACGTGTGGCTGGGCCGGGCCCCGCTGAAGCATAGCGCCGGCGAGGCGGTGACGCTGTATGAGCGCCTGGAGGCCAACGGTTACCGCTGGCTGGCGCACGAGCTCGCGGCCATTCTGAATCGGGAGAAGGTTAAGGCGAAGGAATTTGGCGAGCGCGTGAAGGCGCTGGGCAAGGAGATCGGTTGCACTCCGTTGCTGGCGTTGCTGAAGGAGCGGGAGGAATGGGAGCGCAGCCTGAACGCGCTGCTGGAATTGACGCGCCCGGAAACGCTGTCCGGCGCGCCCGAGAAGGCGTCCCGTCTGGTATGGATTATTTACGATTCCGGGGGCGGCCTGTATCTGGAGGCGAAGGAGCAAAAGCGCCAGGCGAACGGGAGGTGGACGCGGGGCCGGGTGGTTCCGCTTCGCCGTCTCCGGGAAGAGGGGCGGTCGCTCGGCTTTCTCACGGAGCAGGATCTGGCCGCGTGCGAGCACATTTCCGTGGAGCCCGACCCGTATGGGTGGGGCCGGCACAGTATGGATTACACGATTTCGATCAAGGCGCTGGCGGCGCTGGCGGGGCACCCGCTGGTGTTCCGGGCAGATGGATATGGCCCGATCGAGGTGGTGGCGAAGGCGCCGGAGCTCCGGGTGGCGGCGACGGACGATGCCTACAACCTCGAAATGATACCGGGCGCGCCACAAGTGGGGGATGTGCTGGTAATTCACGAGGGGGACACGCGGCTTGTGGTTTACGAATACACGGCGGCGCTCCGGCGCGTGGCGCAGACCCTGGGGAAGGGCTTGCGGGTGCCGGCCCGGGCGAAGGATCAGGTGCTCCAGGCGGTTCGCAACGTTTCCTCGGTGGTCACCGTGCATTCCGATATCGGGGTAGGCGACGAGAGCATTCCCCGGGTGGAGGCGGACCCGTTTCCGGTGGCGCAGTTGTTGCCCGCGGGGGAGGGGCTCCTGGTGCACCTGCGCGTGCGCCCGCTCCTGGAAGGCGGCCCGGTGTTTCCTCCCGGCGCGGGCGGCGAGGTGGTGATAGCGGAGCTGGACGGGCGGCATGTGCAGGCGGCGCGCGATTTTGCGGCGGAGCGCGCGGGGGCGGAGGCGTTCCTGGCGGCGTGCCCATCGCTTGTGGAACCCAGCGGGGAGAGCGAATGGCGGCTGGAGACGCCGGAGGAGGCGCTGGAATTTCTGGAAGAGGCCCAGGCGTGCGGGGAGATTGTGCGGCTGGAGTGGCCGAAGGGGCAGACGCTGAATCTTCAGGGCAGCGCGGGCGCGGGCCAGTTTCGCGCGACGATCAAGGGGGGCCACAACTGGTTTGAGGTTTCCGGGGAGGTGCGGGTGAATGAGGAACTCGTGATCGACATGCAGCGTCTGCTCGATCTCACGGCGGGATCGCGATCGCGCTTTGTACAGATCGCGGACGGCCAGTTCCTGGCGCTCACGCAGGCGTTTCGCCGGAAGCTGGATGAACTCCGCGGAATTGGCGAGGAGCGCGACGGGGCGCTGCGGCTTCACGCGCTGGCGGCGCCGCTGATGGAGGATCTCGTGGCGGAGGCGGGGGCGGTGCGCGGCAACAAGCAGTGGAAGGCGCAGCTGGCGCGTCTCCGGGATGCGCGGGATCTGGAGCCGGAGATCCCCTCGACATTGCGCGCTACGCTTCGCGATTACCAGGTGGATGGCTACAAGTGGCTGGCGCGCCTGGCGGAGTGGGGCGTTGGCGCGTGCCTGGCGGATGACATGGGGCTCGGGAAGACGGTGCAGGCGCTCGCGCTCATGTTGCGGCGCGCGCCGGGCGGCCCGCAGCTGGTCATCGCGCCCACGTCGGTTTGCGCGAACTGGGAGGAGGAGGCGATACGTTTCGCGCCGTCGCTTCGCGTGCACCGCATTGGGCAGTTTAACCGGGCCGAGGTGCTGGACAACCTGGGTCCCTTCGACTTGCTGGTAACGAGCTACGGGATCCTTCAGAGCGAGATCGCCCTGTTTCGCGAGCGGGAGTGGGAGACCATCGTGCTGGACGAGGCCCAGGCGATCAAGAACGTGGCCACGAAGCGTTCGCGCGCGGCGATGGAGCTGAATGGGAAGTTCAAGATCGCGGCGACGGGGACACCGATCGAGAACCACCTGGGAGAGCTCTGGAACCTGTTCCGCTTCATTAACCCGGGTTTTCTCGGGTCGCTGGAGCGATTTAACGCGCGGTATGCGATACCGATCGAGAAGAACGAGGACCGGGAGCGCAGCCGGTCGTTGAAGCAGTTGATCCAGCCCTTTATGCTGCGGCGGCGGAAAGAGGACGTGCTGGACGAATTGCCCGCGCGCACGGATATCGTGCTGCACGTTGAGCTTGGGGATAAGGAGCGCGCGTTTTACGAGGCGCTCCGGCAGCGCGCGCTGAAACAGCTCGCGGATGTGGAAGCGGCGCCGGGCAAGCACCATGTGCGCATTCTGGCGGAGATCATGCGGCTTCGGCGCGCGTGTTGCAATCCGAAGCTTATCGACGAGGCGGCCGGCCTGCCGAGCGCGAAGCTAGAGGTGTTTGAAGCGGTACTGGACGAATTGATGGAGAACCGGCACAAGGCGCTGGTTTTCAGCCAGTTTGTGGACCATTTGAGCATTCTTCGGGCCTTGCTCGACAAGAAGGGCGTGCGTTATCAGTACCTGGATGGGAGCACCCCGGCGCCCGCGCGTAAGAAGGCGGTGGACGCCTTCCAGGGGGGCGCGGGCGATGTGTTCCTCATCAGCCTGAAGGCGGGCGGGCTTGGGCTGAACCTCACGGCGGCGGACTACGTGATCCACATGGACCCGTGGTGGAATCCGGCGGTGGAGGACCAGGCGTCGGACCGAGCGCACCGGATCGGGCAGCAGCGCCCGGTGACGGTGTACCGCCTGGTGGCGCGGGACACGATCGAGGATCAGATTACGGCGCTGCACCACCGCAAGCGGGACCTGGCGAACAGCCTGCTGGAAGGCGCGGACATGGCGGGGAAGGTCTCGGCGGAGGAATTGCTGGCGCTGCTGCGAAATGGTTGA
- a CDS encoding ribulokinase, producing the protein MKSFTIGVDYGTNSVRAVVVDCSNGREAGAKVFEYPSGHQGILLDPADHNLARQNPADYVAGLEATVTGALAAAKGYDGFAPDRVIGIGVDTTGSTPIPVDAACVPLAMNPAFEGNLNAQAWLWKDHTSAEEAARITALGFEHRPHFLAKCGETYSSEWFWSKIWHCLNADPKVFDAAHSWVECADYIPAVLAGVTDPAKIVRGVCAAGHKCLYCDEWGGLPDKEFLAMLDPKLAALRDRLFEKAHDGATPAGSLCDAWATKLGLPAGIPIAVGAIDAHLGAVGAGVRPGVLVKIMGTSTCDCTVAPNTEKLRDIPGICGIVDGSILPGHYGLEAGQSAVGDIFKWFVEVVCQGDGNLHLALTNEAAKQKPGQSGLLALDWNNGNRCLLVDPKLTGLLLGQTLYTTQADIYRALIEATAFGARAIIERYKEYGVPVDRIVCCGGIAEKNPMLMQIYADITGCTMQVSSSDQTCALGSALSAAVIAGSARGGYDSYEAAQQAMTGVKEIQYSPDPAHGAVYDELYALYMQVHDAFGGVNRSADLSGVMKALISIKERQKA; encoded by the coding sequence TACCCGTCGGGCCATCAGGGGATCCTTCTGGACCCCGCGGATCATAACCTGGCGCGGCAGAATCCGGCGGACTACGTGGCGGGGCTTGAGGCGACGGTGACGGGGGCGCTGGCGGCGGCGAAGGGGTACGACGGGTTCGCGCCGGACCGGGTGATCGGGATCGGAGTGGACACCACGGGGTCGACGCCCATTCCGGTGGATGCGGCGTGTGTTCCGCTGGCGATGAACCCGGCGTTTGAGGGCAATCTTAACGCGCAGGCGTGGCTCTGGAAAGACCACACGTCGGCGGAGGAGGCGGCGCGTATCACGGCGCTGGGCTTCGAGCACCGCCCGCACTTCCTGGCGAAATGCGGGGAGACCTATTCGTCGGAGTGGTTCTGGTCGAAGATCTGGCATTGCCTGAACGCCGATCCGAAGGTGTTTGACGCCGCCCACAGCTGGGTGGAGTGCGCGGACTACATCCCGGCGGTGCTCGCGGGCGTGACGGACCCGGCGAAAATTGTGCGGGGCGTCTGCGCGGCGGGCCACAAGTGCCTGTATTGCGACGAGTGGGGCGGGCTTCCGGATAAAGAATTCCTGGCGATGCTGGATCCGAAGCTGGCGGCGTTGCGGGACCGGTTGTTTGAGAAGGCGCACGACGGGGCGACGCCGGCGGGTTCTCTGTGCGACGCCTGGGCGACGAAGCTGGGGCTGCCGGCGGGTATTCCGATTGCGGTGGGCGCCATCGACGCGCACCTTGGCGCGGTGGGCGCGGGCGTGCGGCCGGGGGTGCTGGTGAAGATCATGGGCACGTCGACCTGCGACTGCACCGTGGCTCCGAACACGGAGAAGCTCCGCGATATCCCCGGGATCTGCGGCATTGTGGACGGTTCGATCCTGCCCGGCCACTATGGCCTGGAAGCGGGGCAGTCGGCGGTGGGCGACATCTTCAAGTGGTTCGTGGAGGTGGTCTGCCAGGGCGACGGGAACCTGCATCTGGCGCTGACGAACGAGGCGGCGAAGCAGAAACCGGGGCAGTCTGGTCTGCTGGCGCTGGACTGGAACAACGGGAACCGCTGCCTGCTGGTGGACCCGAAGTTGACGGGATTGCTTCTCGGCCAGACGCTGTATACGACGCAGGCCGATATTTACCGCGCGCTCATCGAGGCGACGGCTTTCGGTGCGCGTGCGATCATCGAACGCTACAAGGAATATGGCGTGCCGGTGGACCGGATCGTGTGTTGCGGCGGGATTGCCGAGAAGAATCCGATGCTGATGCAGATCTACGCGGATATCACGGGCTGCACGATGCAGGTGTCCTCCTCGGATCAAACCTGCGCGCTGGGTTCGGCGCTGAGCGCGGCGGTGATCGCGGGATCGGCCCGTGGCGGCTACGACAGCTACGAGGCGGCGCAGCAGGCGATGACGGGCGTGAAGGAGATCCAGTACAGCCCGGATCCGGCGCATGGCGCGGTATACGACGAGCTGTACGCGCTGTATATGCAGGTGCACGACGCGTTCGGCGGCGTGAATCGGAGCGCGGATCTTTCGGGTGTGATGAAGGCGCTTATTTCGATCAAGGAGCGCCAGAAGGCCTGA